The proteins below are encoded in one region of Bacillota bacterium:
- the gap gene encoding type I glyceraldehyde-3-phosphate dehydrogenase, whose translation MAIKVGINGFGRIGRLVFRYAFGNPNIDIVAINDLTDAKTLAHLLKYDSVHGTFPEEVEVDGDYIVVGDKRIRVSAERDPKNIGWGDLGVEYVVESTGVFRTKESAMAHIEGGAKKVVITAPAKNEDITIVMGVNEDQYDPANHHVVSNASCTTNCLAPVAYVLDKVFGIEHGLMTTVHAYTNDQNILDLPHKDLRRARAAAMSIIPTTTGAAAAVALVLPQLKGKLDGFAMRVPTPDVSVVDLTVKLSKSVTAEEVNNALREAAEGELKGILGYEPKELVSMDFKGDSRSSIVDASLTTVMADDMVKVVSWYDNEWGYSCRVVDLVEYMASKA comes from the coding sequence GTGGCAATCAAAGTTGGTATCAATGGGTTTGGTCGAATCGGCCGCCTAGTGTTCCGGTACGCTTTTGGCAACCCCAATATTGACATCGTTGCCATCAACGACCTGACCGATGCAAAGACCTTGGCTCACCTGCTGAAGTATGACTCTGTACATGGGACCTTCCCGGAGGAAGTCGAGGTCGACGGTGATTACATCGTCGTTGGCGACAAGCGGATTCGGGTTAGCGCTGAGCGTGATCCCAAGAACATTGGTTGGGGAGACCTTGGTGTAGAGTACGTTGTTGAGTCCACTGGTGTTTTCCGGACCAAGGAATCTGCCATGGCTCACATCGAGGGTGGCGCCAAGAAGGTTGTCATCACTGCTCCCGCCAAGAACGAAGACATTACCATTGTCATGGGTGTCAACGAGGATCAATACGATCCCGCTAACCACCACGTTGTGTCCAATGCTTCCTGTACCACCAACTGTCTAGCACCGGTGGCTTATGTATTGGATAAGGTCTTCGGGATTGAGCACGGTCTGATGACCACCGTTCACGCCTATACCAATGACCAGAATATCTTGGACTTGCCCCATAAGGATCTCCGCAGAGCTCGGGCCGCTGCAATGAGCATTATTCCCACCACTACCGGTGCTGCTGCTGCCGTGGCTTTGGTACTGCCTCAGTTGAAGGGTAAGCTCGATGGCTTTGCCATGCGGGTTCCCACTCCCGACGTTTCGGTAGTCGACTTGACGGTAAAACTGAGCAAGTCCGTTACCGCCGAAGAGGTCAACAATGCCTTGCGCGAGGCTGCTGAAGGCGAACTCAAGGGTATCCTCGGCTATGAGCCCAAGGAGCTGGTGTCCATGGACTTCAAGGGCGATTCCCGCTCCTCGATTGTCGATGCCAGTCTAACCACTGTGATGGCCGACGACATGGTCAAGGTTGTCTCCTGGTATGATAACGAGTGGGGTTATTCCTGCCGAGTCGTAGACCTGGTAGAGTACATGGCCAGCAAGGCTTAA